GCTCCTATGAATTTTAGCcaaacataataattaataattaatataatatgagtGTTTGGACTTAATTCCGAAGTTGGGCCCTTTTCCTGAATCCAGCTAACGTTAACTTATCTGTTTATGGCAGGCACGCACTTGAGCAAGGCTTAGGTTCACAGTTCTGGTTAAACGTGGCAGATATAACACACTTGTGGGTTAAGCAATTAAGAAGACGAGTGGTTGGGGTCTCTAACTTTAAGGAGAACACAAATCGTCAGGGTGTACACACCTCCGGCTAGCTACCGTGTTATGCTAACGCTAATgagtaaataatacatttcctgGGTGGTGTACAATGGCATCGTGAGAAGCTCAGTCTCTTCATTACTGTAGTCAAATTACAATCTTCTGAAAACACTGTGACGCTACATGATGCAAGTTAAAAAACCCACCTAGCGATTCGTCTGCTGCTGgcatcttcttttctctctacCAGGTTGCAGGTTTGACCCCCGTGACAGTGTTGCCAATTTACCGATTTTGTTGCCTGGCAACTTAAGACCCCATTAGCAACttttcaaaaaaatatattattattcaaaatgttttccataaACCGACAAATGTTTGGCCAAAGAAAACTCTTCTCCAATGAAGAGGTTCAgcaattttcttcttctttctgtttctcggCGGATCGCAAACATCGTTAAAGGTGGATATCGCCCCCTACTGTACTGAAGTGTCAGTGTCTTCTCCCTCCTTAAGGTTTTACGGCAGTTCGCGTCCTAGATTTAGTCTTTCTCGACATCTGTTATATCTTTTATAGTCTAATAAATTCCATTTTCAATTACGAATATTAAGGTAATACCTTGAAGAACTTTTAGAAAAGTGTTGAAGACGACTAAGCTAATGAAGGACAACAGCGCCCCCGTCTGGTAGTCAaatgacttcttcttcttctcatcattAGTatcattactttattattattatttttattattaaaaaaatatttttttaaagagatgaCGCTgtaccatagactgtataaaatcatagactgtatatatagtgtataaatTAATGATGCACAGCCACAACCGCTGGGAATCTCTGAAACACACCCATGACCCTGGAATGGTCCACTGTTGGGTTGATGGTGTGGGTAGTAAATGAAAAAATCCTCAATTTtccatataaaaacaatgacaaaactATCTAgggtaaaacaataataaagataTAATCGATATATGTTACGTGTTTGCTCATGTCGTAAAGTACTGAGTGTAATgtatttggtctataaaaaaaTACCCCTTCACATCACCTATATGTTAAGTTCCGTTTTGCTGACGCGGAAGCTATTTGCAGCTGTCAAACATATTTTGGTGAAGCAATTTCAGCCCTCGGTTCAGAGGAAAAGAACAATTGACGTTATTTCAAAATGGACAGTCCACGCTGGTTGCCTCTGGAGTCAAATCCAGaagtatattttgtttatatttcttcaaaatattgttttatttaagtcATTCATTCACAAGCATGGGACGGCTAGCTAACTTGTAGCTAGCCGTTAGAACAAAAGCTGAAGCCAGTGTGGCTGCTTTGTTAAAGCAAtttcattaatatttgtattcGTGTCTTTTCCTTTCAGGTCATGACAAAGGTGAGTTTTTTTCTGCTTTAATTTTACACAGGTGGCTTGAATAATCAGCCGCAGAGTGATTTGCAGAGGGACAAGGCCTAACTTTCCCCAGCAGGGATGATGCTGCAGCCAACGTAACGTTTTAAAAACACTTACGAATCAATATAGAGACTAGCTACTGTCTGATAAACGCAAGGGAAGTAAACAGGCTGCCAATAATTTGACACAAGCATTAACATAATGTGTTGCTAGTAGTATGCTTAAATTGTATGTCTAAgataatatatgttataaagTTGTCTCACCCTATATGACACCTAGACATGTTCAGTAACATCTACCTGACAATTTAGCCACATTTAGTCATTGCACAGCATGGGTGATTTATGACAATGAAGTTTACAATAATGGATCAGAAATTAATCAATACTTGCTTAGGTGGgttttaatataacatttatttctagGAAATTCctgttttcccttttaattAGTACCGATGTGCATTATTTACAGAAAACTCTAAGATTTTCGAACAAAAGTTTAGTATGCTGACATGCAGTGAATATTTATTGGAGAGTAATGACATTGGCATTTCAATTGTAATTTAATCATGAAACAGACACGCATTCTAGCCTTTCAGTGGTGCAGGATCCAGCTAGTACATACAACTTAAGTTAAACAGATATTGTTAGGTTAGCGTTATGTTTTTGTATCGTATGCATACAAATTTACTCTCAACTTTTGTGTAGTTTGTCAATTGCTTAGGTATGAAACCAACCTGGCAATTTGGAGATGTATACGGATTGGATCCAGAGCTTCTCAGCATGGTACCACGACCAGTGTGCGCAGTGCTTCTTCTCTTCCCAGTGACAGAGAAGGTACATATTATTTCTTTGCAACATCTttgatgaaaatgtattttctgcatgTTCATGAACCTTAATAGATGTCTCCACATTATAAGTGAGTGATGTAACTTAAGTGTTCCATACATGGTGTTGTACAGACTCATGTCCATGCCAGAAGAAACAAACCAAaatgtctcttctctcctccttctgtcCAGTATGAGGCGTTCAagcaagaagaggaagagaaactcAAGGGTCAACAACAAGTCTCTCCTGATGTCTACTTCATCAAGCAAACTATTGGAAACGCTTGTGGAACAATAGGATTAATTCATGCAGTGGCAAACAACCGGGCACACCTGGAGTTTGGTGAGTATTTATTCTGTTCATGTCATGGTCggactggagctgctgcccccgcgacccgatcccggataagcggtagacgatggatggatggatggatggatggatggatgtcatGGTCGGGATGTGAAAGATTTCCATGTTTTAAAACTTCAGCGACTCAAGATGGTTGTATGATTTCAGAgttgatagtgtgtgtgtgtgtgtgtgtgtgtgtgtgtgtgtgtgtgtgtgtgtgtgtgtgtgtgtgtgtgtgtgtgtgtgtgtgtgtgtgtgtgtgtgtgtgtgtgtgtgtgtgtgtgtgtgtgtgtgtgtgtgtgtgtgtatgtaaacagtttaatgcattatttgttcatgtttctCAGCTAGAACTGTTTTTCATCACTTGGTTTTAAGACCAAGAAACATTAACCACAATCTATTacaaaacatgttgaaacatcaTCCAGCTCTAAATCCAAACGCATTCCTTTCTTGCAGACAGTTTTCTATAGATTTCACTGCATGTTGTCCTTTTCTCCTCAGAGCCCGATTCTGCTCTTAAGAAGTTTATTGAACAAACTTCTAAGATGACCTCAGAGGAAAAGGCCACCTTCCTGGAAAAAGATGAGGtaagaaaacactgaaaataaattCTTTGCTCAAGGATGAAGTGATCGCTTCAGTAAAGTTTTGGCAGGTTTTAGTCAGCGTTTCACAAAAAGGAATGAACAGTTTGCACTCATTGTATATTTTCCCATACTTCCTTAATCGATCATTCAGGGGATGGATGTCCTGGTAACTTTAGCATTTACAATTATGTGTAGCAGCTCTATAGCTGTCATTcgttaaataataaaactggcCTTGGGATCTTAAATGTGCTGGATATTAGTAAAATGACAATGTAATTAAAACTACCAGGCCCCGCTGTTTGTACGGCAAATCATCAGCTTTTTTCCAACTCTCTGTTTCAGAGTATACGTGTTACACATGAATCCAGTGCACAGGAGGGACAGACTGAGGTTTGTATTGCATTTCAGATcatctttcttgtttttaacGGAAATAGCAACAcaagttttgtgttttaatctAAGAGAACGTGTAACTCAAAAGCACATTGTGTTCATTTCTTGTCTGTTTTTAGGCCCCGAGTTTAGATGAGAAAGTGAATCTGCATTTTATAGCCTTTGTGAATGTCGGAGGACATTTATATGAACTGGGTGAGTTAACCTGCTGAACGATGCTTATATTGAAACTATTGAGTAGCATTTGCCTCGTTGTCTGTGATTACTTTAATCCCACATTTAGTGGTGGCAGGTTTTgaagtctttttctttcttttttttttataaacctaGATGGCCGTAAACCCTTCCCTATTGTCCACGGAAAAACTTCAGAAGATACTTTCCTCGAGGTAAGACATCACCGAACAAAACGTACAAATTGTCATCAAAATATCTTTTCAAGTTCAGTTGCAAGTCATCATTTTCCTGATGTGTCCGATTGCACTGCAGGATGCTGTAGAGGTTTGTAAGGTCTTCATGGCTCGCGACCCTCAGGAGGTTCGTTTCACCATCATTGCCCTCTCCAAAGATTCATATTGAGGAAAGCTCCCTTGTGATcccagaaaacaaagaaaacattactgCCAAACATTCTCAAGTGCTGACTTAATTGGAaaatttagatttctttttttttaaattcttggcaaattaataaaatgtcaggGATATCCTTCTGAAGTAATGTTCCATTTTGTTATACATCCCTTGTTAAGAGTTGGATGGAAATCAGTGTGATGCTGTTAGAATAAAAGTGTTTCTTGTTCAGATCAAAATCTTCCATTTCCCCACTGCTGAAGCATCTCGATAACTGTAATGCAGATATCAGCTGTACTACCTTGACACTGCACTAAAGTTTGTTTaattaagaaagaaatgtaacagATTTCCAACGTAACTGAGGAAGCTCAACTTCTTTCTCTGGGTTCAATGATTCCTAATGTATGTAGTGTTTTAGATCGTGTGTCTAACCACATGATACAAACCAATCGGAAAAGAAACACGTTTTGCAAGGCTTTACTTTGAGTCATAGctttgagaaaaaaacaggaTGGGTCTGATGCTGTTGTATGCCGTGATgatgttattaaaagttatcaAAAACGTCTCCTGTAAGTGAGACTGTACATCCATGTGGAAGGTGCCTACTTTTTTTGTAATAAGAATTAGAAATTCTGTCAAATAAAAGGCAAGTTTGCTAAACATTTCTCTTGTGGATCTtttctgctgcacacacaacTTAGTTAGTTACAAATATTCATCTGTTTATCATTGTTTATGGGTTTATTGTCAGATGTAGACAACTTGACCAGGCTTACTGAAGAGAATAAAGAAATGGCTAATTGAAATATTATTAAGAAATCTCAGGAGCCTCTCCCCCGGGAATACCAGTGTGTTTCCAATATGAAAATTGAAACAGGATGTACTTTCTATAATCGTTCCTTCTGTTGATATTGGCCATTCaaagtttccccccccccccctcccccctaaAGCACTTTCAATGTAATTGATGGGATCTTCATTCTTTGCAAAAATATATTCCACAGTCTGAGTTAATCAAATGAAGGATTTCTTCCAAAGAAagtctttcctcctctttgtttcttcaCATAGTGTTTCCTTGCTAAGCTGCGGTGAAGGGACAATAAGGAAATAAGGACTACTGAAGCCTCACATTAGCTTCAGATGAACTTAAGAATGTTGTTATAAAAACGTGTGCctttacattttaacatcaaGCAAACTGCATCTAAAGTTTATCTTGACTGTAGGACATGCGTATAGTAACCACATAAACACTTGACCATCCGACTTAACTGCTGTAGTTTACATCATGATTAAAACATCCATAAACTTAACTGCTTGTAGTTGATTATTCCTGTAAGTCTGCACTTGAATCTGatataaaaacaactttaaatgaaaattCTGCTTATGGTGAACATTGTTGCTGCTTCTACAATAACAAGAATCTAAAGCCCTCTTTGTCATTATTCTGCACATAGATACGCGTGTTGCCTCTTTCAAGGTGATCCAGCCACACGGTATATTAAAATGCTCATCAATCCAAATAACActaaattaaagaataaaacacGTCAGGTTGTATTATTCTTTATATAACAAGCTGGACAGCCCATACACATTTTAGCAAATTAAGTAGGCCTACTTATTCTGTTTTATTGGTATACAGTGGATTAACATTGATTTTAAGGTTAGGctaattataacaacaatataTAGTGTTGGGTATTTTAATCAATAACAATGCATTATATTTTGAATTGAATCTGTCAAATAACTATAATTGTCGAATAAATGTAGTGGTGtatactcaagtacaagtacctcaaatgaaCTATAGCTGTTTTCCACTGCTGCTCTTACATTAAAATCACGTTTAAATGGAGTTTGCATTATTACTTAGTCAGTCCTGTGTTCCAGGCCCTGCATTGCCGCCTACACACCACTGTGTAGCGCTGCAGGAAAGGGATTCTTCTTAAAAGGAGAGTCAGACTTCTTCAAGTAGAAGAGGACTTTTTAACTTTTAGTTTGTCATTTGGTGCTCAAGAGCCCACCGACTTCCAATGAATACGATCATTACCTGAGAAACTGTAATGTGAGAATAGTTTGTAGCTGGTTATGATTCAGTGTAGAATTATACTATTGTGCACAGACTGTAGGGCAGCAGTGAAAACATGGGATCAAAATAACCTCCCAGACAGGGAACTTGTGTTCACCTGGAAGCCTTTCAAAGGACCCGTGGGTGGTCCTCCGACCTCACTTTGGAAACCCTCCTGCCACAGCCTCATGCAGCTTAAAATTCATGGGAAGATAATATCTCATGTCAGTCTCTCTACTAGACGAGGTGAGCCCGGGTCGGACTGTGAAGACTCGTTTGGTCGCTGCATAGGTGGAGTAAACTGAGCGGAGTGCGAAAATACCAAAACGAAACAAACCACAGGTGTGTCGGATGAAAGGACAggtaagcagcagcagcagggtgaTGCTAATGGAATGCATCTCTGTTACACCTTGCATTCATTCAGTGATAAGCTCGTGGAAATGAACAATAGGAGGCATATTTCATGAATGAGTAGAGTGATTTTACAAGTTCACCTATGATACTCTACATTGTAGATTTGTGTAGACTTGTTTGAAGTGCGTGCATTGTGTCGTGCTTGTTTGGACTGGCCCACATTTGATGTCACTTGACTTTTAAATGTGGGAACAGATCTGGCCCGCCGGTGCATCTTGGATAATACGTGTTTTGTGATGGAGTGGCGCGAGCAGTCCGCTGTCAGCTGTGACGAGGCTTACTTGGAGGCACAGAGATGGATTGAGGTGAgtcaaaaccttttaaaaaataacatataAGTTATAACAACATAACTTACTTACTACTAATCATAGACAAGTTGAAATCAAATTGGCAACTGCTTGTAATCACCATATGGCAATTCAGGAAAGGTGTGTTCTTGGATTTCCTAATATATTTAGCTACTATAAGACTGACACGAGcctataaatgtgtaaaacgGAGGTTTACTTTCCAATATATGCCTGATTTAGAGGTATGGGTTTAGCTCTGCTCAGCTGATTACCCCAAAGTTCCTGGTAATAGACTGGACCAACAAATGCATAGAAGCATGTGTCAGCCCTGACCATGTGTATCAGGTAACTGGTAAAGTAGAATCAAGTCTATTATTTCAGCCAATATAAATTATGTggctttaaaatgcattatctGTTCCCTTTTATCTTATCTGTGCCTTTCTTCACAATTCAGGCACATGGAATTGACCCCCATTCATCATTATTGTGTGCTTTGCATAGACCTTTCGCTACCTGAGGCTACAGTTTTGAAACATGATGTGAGAAAGTGAGCAGagcaataaaaaataactgCTCTCATTCTGTAAATGATCTGTAAATCCAAAGCTTTATTACCACACCTCCTGTAAACACAGATTGAGCCAGATTAATAAAGTGACTGGGTTTGGGGTTTTATCGCCTTGTTTATGACACTTGCTATTAAATGTTATACTCTTGGCCATACCCAGAATATTGAAAttgcaacacattatggctctTGTGATGATTatgacaattaaaaaataaataaaataaaaaggtgtaaTATATTGAATAGAAGTTTCAACATGTGTTTAATTTTGAGGCAAGAAATGCAAAATCATAATGTACCCCTTAATCAAAACAACTACTAATTCAAACATGAAAAAACGGTGCAAAACgatccttttttatttccaaaatgtcaaattatttaaaGTTTCCATCCAACCAACAGCCAGactctcattctttcttttctttttacaagcGGGTAAAATTATGTTTCCTCATCTCGCAAATTCTCTTCCCAGCAGGGTGGTGCAGAGTTGCTGCATGGCTGTAACTAAACAAATATTGTTCTAATTTCATGAGGGGGGAATCTGAATTCTTCTGATGTGACAtcagtgtctctcacactcGCACACTGGCCCATTGTAGTGGCTTAACTCGTGGACTGCGGTGGGGGTATGATCTCAGGCAGGGGCAGGAAGATTAGGGAGGGAGAGCATGAAGCTGAACAAGTTGAATAGGTAAAGGTACAGCAAAGAACTGCTATTCTCTTAACGTACAGGCCATGGGACGAGTATAATAACAGTGTAGGTATGTGAGGTTTTGGTGGAAATACAAAAGCAATCGGAGACCAAGTTCTTTTACGGGGCAAGCACTTTCCCTTCGAAGACAAAGTTTTGTGCGTATTGGATTCTGCCACTGAATGATTAACAAGCTGCTTGGCTTCGTAGAACTTTAAACAGAGGCATGTGTGCATGGCGAGGTTGGTGGTATTGTTAAAAAACTAGACTAAATGGTCTGGAGCCTGTCACATGGACACATTCCTGCATTAGCTGCCATGGCTGTGAACATGGCTCCCTCAGAGCTGGCCAGCTGTCAGCACAGGGCACGGCGTCCTACAACCACAGGGCTGTGTAGAATAATAGAGCTCCTTGTTAATTGAATAAGAAAGGTTGTAAGTGTGACTGTTGGGACAATTAAGACCAAGTGTTTATGCAACTTACAGGTCAGAGGATCATGCATGTGACGGACCGTAAACACAAACCGTCTGTAATGAATAATATCTAAGTTAGTTTGCAGgtaggttttcttttttatggttTCACTTTTAACAAATGTAGGTtgttatattaataaatcaCAAACGTACTGCAGCAGCGTCAGGCATATTACgtcagtttttcttttgtttagatTGTGGTGGCCAAGAATTTTTTCTCTCAAAGAGCCACTCAGGAAGGTGTTAGGCAGGGCTTCACTTCAGCCATTGATCTGGTTTAAAGGTCATTTAATAACCCAGGCCATAATCTGTATGTAGatgttaacccccccccccccggctgcGTTTGTGTGTGGCTGGTTGAAAAGGACCATATTGTGTTCCTCACATACTCTGGAACAAAGCAGCCAATCAAGGGTAACACAATGTCATGTAACACTGGACCAAGTTCATTGTCAAAAATgcccagatatatatatatatatataaatatcccCAGagctcatgtttgtttgttgtgttcgatcaacagtccaaaactcaaaatatattcaatttgcATTGAAACAAAAACGAGAAAAAGCATCAAATCTACTtgtttgagaagctggaaacagTTTGTTTTACCTACTTATCTATTAAGTAACTTATGGGGGTCAACACTCATGGCTTCCGTGACctatgttgtgttgtttttcataCCAGATCATCAGTCACCTCACTGTAGcggcattttgtttttttttaatctattgaTTGAGAACAATTAGAAACTAGGTCACATGCATTCAGATGCACTCATGTGAAGCAGGACTTTGCACACAAAGCCATTCATTTGCGGTTAAATGTGGATATAGGTCTATATGTTGATACCGATGGCTTCTACAGTGCTATATTTATCTTGAGTCTGATCCCTGAAATATTTGGATCATTTCCCTGTTGCTCTCTGATGACCTATGTCCCTGTCCTCTGCAGAAG
This portion of the Cottoperca gobio chromosome 21, fCotGob3.1, whole genome shotgun sequence genome encodes:
- the uchl3 gene encoding ubiquitin carboxyl-terminal hydrolase isozyme L3, which produces MDSPRWLPLESNPEVMTKFVNCLGMKPTWQFGDVYGLDPELLSMVPRPVCAVLLLFPVTEKYEAFKQEEEEKLKGQQQVSPDVYFIKQTIGNACGTIGLIHAVANNRAHLEFEPDSALKKFIEQTSKMTSEEKATFLEKDESIRVTHESSAQEGQTEAPSLDEKVNLHFIAFVNVGGHLYELDGRKPFPIVHGKTSEDTFLEDAVEVCKVFMARDPQEVRFTIIALSKDSY